One segment of Gasterosteus aculeatus chromosome 3, fGasAcu3.hap1.1, whole genome shotgun sequence DNA contains the following:
- the rnf220a gene encoding E3 ubiquitin-protein ligase RNF220a isoform X13, with protein MEDEENNRETFLRVRANRQTRLNARIGKMKRRKPEDGGQVCPLCSAPLAGSEEEMSRHVEQCLIQREGALGDDDSADMDGENGRGFEEYEWAGQKRIRATALLEGGFRGTGFATCSIKESAADSDVDLDVDGDDTLEYGKAQYTEADIIPCSGAGEDQGEAREREALRGAVLNGGMPSNRITPEFSKWASDEMPSTSNGESSKTDPSTPSSSSSTSSSSCAPRTCKNSEIEKVTEDESTATTMEALKARIRELERQILRGDRYKCLICMDSYTMPLTSIQCWHVHCEECWLRTLGNKKLCPQCNTITSPGDLRRVYL; from the exons ATGGAGGATGAGGAAAACAATAGAGAA ACATTTTTACGAGTTCGGGCGAACAGGCAAACGAGATTGAATG CCCGTATaggaaagatgaagaggaggaagcctGAGGATGGGGGCCAGGTATGTCCGCTGTGCAGCGCCCCACTGGCtgggagcgaggaggagatgagTAGACATGTGGAACAATGCCTGATCCAG cgcgAGGGCGCGCTAGGCGACGACGACTCCGCAGACATGGACGGAGAGAACGGCCGAGGCTTTGAGGAGTACGAGTGGGCGGGGCAGAAGCGAATCAGAGCGACGGCTCTGCTGGAGGGAGGCTTCAGAG GAACTGGGTTCGCCACGTGCAGCATCAAGGAGAGCGCGGCGGACAGCGACGTCGACCTGGACGTGGACGGAGACGACACCCTGGAGTACGGCAAGGCGCAGTACACGGAGGCCGACATCATCCCGTGCTCCGGCGCCGGGGAGGACCAGGGCGAGGCCCGGGAGAGGGAGGCGCTGCGGGGAGCCGTGCTCAA CGGTGGGATGCCCTCTAACAGAATAACGCCGGAGTTCTCCAAATGGGCCAGCGACG AGATGCCTTCAACGAGCAACGGTGAAAGCAGCAAGACGGACCCCAGCAccccttcatcttcctcctccacctcctcttcctcctgcgccCCGCGCACCTGTAAAAACAGTGAGATTGAAAA agtGACGGAGGACGAGTCCACGGCGACCACCATGGAGGCCCTGAAGGCCCGGATCAGAGAGCTGGAGAGGCAGATACTGAGAGGAGACCGATACAAGTGTCTAATTTGCATG GACTCCTACACGATGCCGCTCACCTCCATCCAGTGCTGGCACGTCCACTGCGAAGAATGCTGGCTCAGGACTCTG
- the rnf220a gene encoding E3 ubiquitin-protein ligase RNF220a isoform X14, producing the protein MEDEENNRETFLRVRANRQTRLNARIGKMKRRKPEDGGQREGALGDDDSADMDGENGRGFEEYEWAGQKRIRATALLEGGFRGTGFATCSIKESAADSDVDLDVDGDDTLEYGKAQYTEADIIPCSGAGEDQGEAREREALRGAVLNGGMPSNRITPEFSKWASDEMPSTSNGESSKTDPSTPSSSSSTSSSSCAPRTCKNSEIEKVTEDESTATTMEALKARIRELERQILRGDRYKCLICMDSYTMPLTSIQCWHVHCEECWLRTLGNKKLCPQCNTITSPGDLRRVYL; encoded by the exons ATGGAGGATGAGGAAAACAATAGAGAA ACATTTTTACGAGTTCGGGCGAACAGGCAAACGAGATTGAATG CCCGTATaggaaagatgaagaggaggaagcctGAGGATGGGGGCCAG cgcgAGGGCGCGCTAGGCGACGACGACTCCGCAGACATGGACGGAGAGAACGGCCGAGGCTTTGAGGAGTACGAGTGGGCGGGGCAGAAGCGAATCAGAGCGACGGCTCTGCTGGAGGGAGGCTTCAGAG GAACTGGGTTCGCCACGTGCAGCATCAAGGAGAGCGCGGCGGACAGCGACGTCGACCTGGACGTGGACGGAGACGACACCCTGGAGTACGGCAAGGCGCAGTACACGGAGGCCGACATCATCCCGTGCTCCGGCGCCGGGGAGGACCAGGGCGAGGCCCGGGAGAGGGAGGCGCTGCGGGGAGCCGTGCTCAA CGGTGGGATGCCCTCTAACAGAATAACGCCGGAGTTCTCCAAATGGGCCAGCGACG AGATGCCTTCAACGAGCAACGGTGAAAGCAGCAAGACGGACCCCAGCAccccttcatcttcctcctccacctcctcttcctcctgcgccCCGCGCACCTGTAAAAACAGTGAGATTGAAAA agtGACGGAGGACGAGTCCACGGCGACCACCATGGAGGCCCTGAAGGCCCGGATCAGAGAGCTGGAGAGGCAGATACTGAGAGGAGACCGATACAAGTGTCTAATTTGCATG GACTCCTACACGATGCCGCTCACCTCCATCCAGTGCTGGCACGTCCACTGCGAAGAATGCTGGCTCAGGACTCTG